The following proteins are co-located in the Komagataeibacter sp. FNDCF1 genome:
- the yidD gene encoding membrane protein insertion efficiency factor YidD, giving the protein MMTSSISLPAHMLRAAIRAYQLVIRPIWGAHCRFSPSCSHYARNAIARHGAMRGSVLAGWRILRCNPWNAGGYDPVPGMACGCDMHDSMKNSKNLAGR; this is encoded by the coding sequence GTGATGACGTCTTCCATCAGCCTGCCTGCCCATATGCTGCGTGCGGCCATCCGCGCGTATCAACTGGTGATCCGCCCCATATGGGGCGCGCATTGCCGCTTCTCCCCTTCATGCAGTCATTACGCACGTAACGCGATTGCCCGGCACGGGGCAATGCGTGGCAGCGTGCTGGCCGGCTGGCGCATCCTGCGCTGCAACCCGTGGAACGCGGGTGGGTACGATCCCGTGCCCGGCATGGCCTGCGGCTGTGACATGCATGACTCCATGAAAAACAGTAAAAATCTGGCGGGTCGCTGA